The Fluviispira sanaruensis sequence AAATTTGTTTTGCCGCTAATTTTGTTCCAGCAGGAACTTCAGCTGCAAAAACTGATTGAGAAAAAGTGGCAAGTGGAAGTAGGGCTGCGCTTAGTAGATAGCTATATGCAAAAGATTTATGTTGAGCCATATTGATTTCTCCAATTTACAAGGAACAATATTTGACGCGACCGGAACGCTAAAATTTTTACTTATTGACTTACTAGCCGATTTTTTTTCGGGTGTCAATGAAAATTCGCTGCATTAATATTCTATTTTTAAAGTTCTAGACTATTTAAACAGTATGCATGAGAATAGAGAAGTCTTTAAATAAGTAAAACTTATATTCTTTTATTCAATAAGGAGAAAACTAATGCCCATTCGTTTTTTTTCTTGTGCTGCTTTTATTTTCAGCGTCGTTTGCTGTCTTTTTGCAACCTTCTTCTTAATTGCAAATGAAAGTCCAATTGCCTTTACTTTTATAAGTTTAGTTAATTTTTTATTGTGTCTAGCAATTTCTTTTGAATGTTTTCTCCATATATTTGTCTTAAAATTTTCAGTCACTCGTAGTATAATAATTGAGGCTTTACTCATCGCAATTTGTTCAATAGCGATAAATCAATTGTATGGGTGGGTGACTTTTGCTGCAATGTTAGCAATTATTTTCTTATCATTTGGGCAGCAAATTCTCGATACAAATTATTTAAAAGAGGAAGAAGAGTTAAAAGAATTGAGAAAATTGAATTTCAAATAAATATTCAGGTTGAAAAGTAACGAGCTTGCGGGTGCCAGCATACTAGAGCGCTTGTAGTCATCTCGGGGTCCATTTGAAATGCTTCAGAAACTCGTACTGCAATTCTCTCTGCGTGGAGTAACTTTAATAAAGGAACATTGCATTCCATATCTGGACAGGCAGGGTAACCGAATGAGTAGCGTGAACCTTGATACCCTTGACTGAAGAGCTGACGCAAAATCTTTGCATCTTTGTTAACAATTCCAAGTTCAGAGCGAATACGTTTATGTATCAGTTCAGCATAGGCTTCCGTGAGTTCAGTGCCAATACCATGTAAATAGTAATATTCAGAAAATTTTTCTTGCTGATAAAGAATGCTTGTTTCTTTAGAGAGTTCTTCACCTAAAGTTACAATTTGCATGCCCAAGGTGTCTATTTTTCCTGAGTTTTCATGCTGTAAAAAATCTGAAATACACAGTCTGCGCCCAGAGTTTTGGCGTGGAAATGCAAATTCTGCAATTATTTCTCTTTTATTTGGCGGAATATTTTCGTTTGTATTTAAAGCATAAACTAAAATTTTATTTTCGCGCGAACAGGCGGGATAATATCCATAAATTGCTTTAGGTTGAATTTTTTTAGTTTCAATCAATTCTCTTTTCATTTTTTTATAAAGAGGATAGGCTTTTTCATTTAATATTTGATCGAATTCAGCATCGCTTTTGTTACCTTGCGAGAAACCCCAGCGGCTGCGGATAAGGGCAAATTCATCGAGAAATGCAAAAATATTTTCAAGCGGTTCAGAAATAATTTTTGTTCCCCAAAAAGGAGGGGTGGGAATTGTTTCATTTTTTCGCACCCAAGAACTTTGTAAATGTTCATCGAGTGATATCTTAGTCTCGCCTTTTCTTATTATTTTAATCGTCGTATCAATTTCTTCTTTATTTTCTTTCGGCGTCGCTTTGGCATTTTTGCGAATGGTGCTGATTTCTTCTTTTGTGATATCGCCTTTTTTGTTAGCCAATCCTTCCATGATTTTGAGTCCTTCAAAGGCATCAAAAGCATAGAAGACAGCACCTTTATAAGTCGCTTGACATTCGTTTTCAACGAACTCACGGGTGAGGGCAGCTCCGCCCAAAATGACAGGGATGCTAAAACCTTTATCGTTCATATATTCAAGGTTTTCTTTCATGATCACGGTCGATTTTACCAGTAAACCGCTCATGCCAATGGCGTCGGCATCGGAGCCACGGTATTTTTCGATTATACTTTCTATGGGTTGTTTAATTCCTAAGTTAACAACTTCAAATCCATTATTAGAAAGAATAATTTCAACTAAATTTTTGCCAATATCATGTACATCGCCTTTTACTGTGGCAAGAATTATTTTTCCTTTGCTATAACTCGATTTCTTTTCCATAAAAGGTTCGAGGAATTTCACGGCTGTTTTCATAGCTTCAGCGCTCTCAAGCACAAATGGCAATTGCATTTCTCCTGCACCAAAGCGCTCACCAACAACTTTCATACCATCGAGTAAAATCGTATTAATTATTTGCAATGGCGAATATTTTTGCAGGGCTTCTTGACAATCTTCAGCAATATATTGCTTTTCTCCATCAATAATATCGAGTTTCAGTTTGTCTTCGATAGGCATTGTCGATCGTTTAGAAACAGCTCCACCGCTTTCTTTTTTAACATTAGAAAATTTGGCTAATATTTTTTTCAGAGGATCATAGTTTTCACTGCGATTGTCATAAATAAGATCGGTAAATAATTTTCTATCCTCTTCTTCTATTTTTGCCACAGGAATTATTTTTGAAGCATTTAAAATTGCTAAATCCAGACCATTTTTGACTGCATAGTAAAGCATCATGGAATTGAGCATTTGCCGCGTGAATGGGCTTAAACCAAAACTGACATTGGATAAGCCTAAAATCGTTCTCACTCCAGGAAATTTTTCTTTTATTTTTTTAATTCCATCGATTGTTGCAATAGCTGATTTTCTAAATTCTTCGTCGCCGCTGCCTAAAGTAAAGGTTAATGGATCGAAAATAAGATCACCAGGGTTTAATTTAAATTCACCAACAACAAGATTATATATTCTTTCAGCAATGGATAATTTCTTTTCAACCGTTTTTGCCATGCCTTCTTCATCAATTGTTAAGGCAACAACAGCGGCTCCATATTCTTTACAATAGGTTAATATTTTTCTTGCTTTTTCTTCGCCATCCTCAAAATTAATTGAGTTGACGATACATTTTCCTGGGGCAATTTGTAAAGCTTTTTCTATCACACCGACTTCGGTTGAATCGATCATCAATGGAATATTTACTTGTGTTACAAGTTTTTTAAGAAATTTTTCCATATCATCTGTTTCGTTACGTGAAACGTATGCGACACAGACGTCAAGAATATGGGCACCTTCTTTGAGTTGTCCTTTGGCTATTTGAACAAGTCCATCGTAATCATTTTCTGCAAGTAAATCACGAAATTTCTTCGAACCATTGGCATTGGTGCGTTCACCTACATAAAGTGGTTTTGGTTCTAAATTTAACGAAACAGAGGAATATAAACTGCTCACACATCTTTCAGGATTTATTTTACGAATACCTGCAGGCAGTCGATTGGCTAAAGTAACTAATTCTTTAATGTGTTCTGGGGTTGTTCCACAACAACCACCAACTACATTTAAAGAAAAATCTTTGGCCATTTCTGTTACTTTTTTAGAAAAATCGATCGGGCCCAATGGATAAACAGTTTTTCCACCAATATTTTGTGGCAGACCTGCATTTGGCAGAACACTAAGTGCAAAGGGTGCAGCTTGGGATAAATAGGCAATATGGGAACGCATTTCGTCTGGGCCCGTTGCACAATTCATCCCGATTAAATCAATATCTAAACACTCTATTGCCGTTAAAGCTGATTGTATGTCGCTTCCAACTAGCATTGTGCCAGAGGACTCAATTGTAACTTGTGTCCAAATTGGTACTTTAATTTTCAGCTCACGCATTGCATTTTTCGCTGCACGCACAGCTATTTTTACTTGGTTTATATCTTGTGAGGTTTCAATTAAGATAACATCAACCCCACCGATTAATAACCCTTTCATTTGTTCATAATAACTTTTATAAAGTGTAGCGTAGTCAATTTGTAAAAGTGAAATCAATTTCGTGCCAGGTCCAACACTGCCAATAACATATTTAGGAGTTTTGTAATTGTCTGCAACTTCGCGTGCGAGTTTTGCAGCAATGATATTTAATTCACAGGTTCTATGCGCAATGCCAAATTCTGCAAGAACAACTTCATTGCAACCAAAAGTATTGGTTTCGACGGCATCGGAGCCTGCATTAAAATAATTACAATGAATGGTTTGTATCCATTCTTTTCTTCTTTCATTGAGTAATTCTACGCAACCATCAAAATCAATTCCCCCATAGTCATCTATTGTAGGATCGTTCGCAAATATTTGAGTACCCATTGCCCCATCAAGCACGAGAATTTTTTCTTGCATCAACTCTTTGATTGTCTTTTTCATTTTTACAGACCTATATAACTTATTTTACAGTTTCCTTTAATGCAGACTTGGCAACCAAGTCTTTCATTTTTTTCAGCATCAATTGATACTAAGAAATCTTTTTCTTCTCGTTGCATTTCTGAGAGATTATTTAGGCCATCATCAATTCTTATGCGACAAGTTCCACATGTCCCATTTCTACATCCAAAGGTAACATCAGCTTGACACGCATCGACGACTTCTTGAAATGGTGTTCCAATAGGAACCTCGACGTCCATATCTTCTAAAACAAAGTGGACAATTGGTTTTGACATGTCTCGTTCCTAATAATGTAACAAAAAATATGTTTAAATTTTTATAGAAGTTTTAATGCAAAATCAACCATACCGAGTGGAGCACTGATTTGTAATCCTTGAACGGATGATTTGATCTCTTCAATAAGTTCACGGGCAATAAGTATTCCTTCTTGTGTCTGTTCTTCTGCTGTTTTACATTTGCGCATGCGCTCTAAAACATTATTTGGAATAAAAACTCCAGGAACTTCATTGGCCATAAATTCAGCATTGCGAATGCTTTTTAAGGGCCAAATCCCAGCGATAATTGGAATTCTAAATTGCGAAGAAAACTCTAAGAAACGAAAGAGCGATTCAGAGTCAAACACGGGTTGGGTTATTGCCCATTCCGCTCCTGCTTCCACTTTATAACGGAAACGGGATTTTTCTTTTTCGAGATCAATTGCCACAGGATTTGCGCCCACACCAACACTCATACTTGTGTGTCGACCTATACTCGAGCCACCTAAGTCATAGCCCGTATTTAATCTTGTTACCATATTGACGAGACCGATGGCATCGATATCAAAAACTGCAGTTGCATTAGGATAAGGCCCCATTTTGGGAGGATCCCCAGTGATGCAGAGAATATTTTTTATTCCAAGACCCGAAGCACCGAGTAGATCACTCTGAATGCCTAATAAATTTCGATCGCGACAAGCATAATGCAGTATACTTTCTATACCGACTTCTCGTTCAATAATACATGCTGTTGCTAAAGAACTCATGCGTGCCGATGCGCGTGGTCCGTCGGGAATATTGATGGCATCAATTCCATGTTTTTTGCATATTTCGGAACGTTCAATTATTTTTTCGGTTTCAAGTCCTTTAGGAGGTAAAAGTTCCATACAGACGACAAATTCACCGTCAGCTATTTTTTTAGCCCAGTTACTTTGTTGCACGCGAGGCACAGTCGTTGGATGCACGAGCGTGTGTTCTATAATTTCGTGCGGCTTTATTTCTACTTGATCAAATGCTTTTGCTTGGCGCAATGCTCCAGCCATAATTTTTATATGTGCAGGCGAAGTTCCGCTACTGCCACCTAATAAACGTGCACCTTTAAGAAATGCTTGTCTGGCAAACTCGCCCATATATTCTGGACTCGCCATATAAATAAGCCGGCCATCAACCATACGTGGCTGACCGGCATTCGGGCAAAGTATAATTGGTTTTTTCGTGGATGATTTAAATTTCTTAAGCAGCTCGAGCATGGGGGTAGGTCCATTTCCTCCATCTGCGCCAACGACATCTGCTCCCCATTCATCGAGTTTACGGATATACCACTCAGGTTCAGTTCCGTATAAACTGTGTCCTTCTTCATTTACGCTCATCATTGCAATGATAGGAAGATCACCCAATTCTCTAACTGCACGAATGGCTTGTTGTATTTCATAGAGGTCAGCAAAGCTTTCCATTATAAAAAGATCAACGCCCCCTTTGATAAGTGCTTCCGCTTGGGCTTTAAAAACATCACGCGCTTCATCGAGTGAAGTTGGTCCCCAAGGTTCTATGCGCACACCCAAAGGTCCCAAAGTACCAGCGACCCAGGTTTGATTGAGCGCGGCTTTGCGCGCTAATTCTGCTCCAGCGAAATTGATTTCACGGAATTTATTTTCTAAACCAAATGCTTTTAATTTAAATGAATTTGCGCCCCAGGTATTTGTCCCGATTATTTGCGCCCCTGCTGCAATAAAATCGCTATGTATTTTGCTCACAAGATCAGGTTGAGACAAATTCACTTCATCAAAAGATCGATTGATAAATATACCTTTTTCATAAAGAAGAGAACCGGTGGATCCACCGAGAAGAACACAGTCTCCATCAGAAAGGGATTTGCGAAAAGAACGACAACACCTTTGAGGTGTTTTATTGCGATGATCAGTCATATTAAGACCCACTCCATAAATTTTTGTCTCACAGTGGACAACCACACAACACAGCCTCAATGGGCGAGAGAACAAAAGAGTTTAGGCAATTCGTTGTCCTTAAATTATTCATTAAATTTGAAAGCAACAACGCTCTATGATCATGACATGATTTTGATTTTGTGACAAGAGTGACCGAGGATTGGATTCAATTTTTCTCATTGTTCTTAGTGACGTAGGAGTAGCCAACACCTCTTACAGAAATGATATGAGCAGGTTTCGCAGCATTTTTTTCAATATATTTTCTAAGTTTTCCAACAAAAACATCAACGGTTCGTGTTTCTATTGTTGCTTCGTATTGCCAAACCTTTTGCAATAAATCAGTGCGTGTGAGGATTTTATTTTCATTTTCGATAAAAACTTGAATTAGAAGTCCTTCCGTCGGAGAAATTCTATATGTAATTCCTTCAGCAGATGTGATTGTTAATCTTTCTGGATCAAATAAAGATTGCCCAAATTTTTGGATCGATTCTTTTCCATTGGGTTTATACCACTTTCTTCTTTGTACAAGTCTTTTAACTCTTAATATGATTTCTGATAGACTAAATGGTTTTGTTACGTAATCATCAGCTCCCAATTCAAAAGCTTTAACGCGATCTATTTCAAGACTTTTTGCACTTAAAACTAAGATTGGAATACGTTCAGCAAGTATCCGTGTTTTTTTTAAAATTTCATAACCATCAACTTGTGGTAACATAAGATCGAGAATAATAGTGGATATTTTATCATAGTGTTCTTTAATAAAATAAATAGCTTCTTTTCCATCGGGGACAAGAGCAACTTCAAATCCTTCTGCTTCAAAATTATACTGTAAACCTTCACCAATTGCTTCTTCATCTTCCACTATTAGGAGAAAGTCTTTGGAGTTCGACATAAAACGTTGTTCCTTTATTAAGTCCTTCACTCATGGCATATAATTTTCCATGATGCTCTTTAACAATTGAGTGGCACACGGAAAGGCCAAGTCCAGAGCCTTGTACTTTGAGTTTTGAATTTCGTTCGACTCGGTAGAATTTTTTAAATACTTTTTTTAAATTATTTTTTTCAATTCCTTGTCCATTGTCTTTGATAAAAACTTGAACAACTTCTTTTTTTTGTAAAATTCCTGCGACAATTGAGCCACCTTTTTCAGTATATTTGACTGCATTGTCAAGCAAATTATCAAATAGCATTGAAAGATGATAGGGATTTCCCCAAACAAAAAACTCTTTTTCATCATTGGGTGAATTTAATTGAAAGTCAAAAGATCTGCTTTCAGAAAATCGATCTTTAACTTGATTGCAGCAATTTGCAAAGAGTTCGCTCAAATTGACCCTGACATGAGCAAGTGAAGATTTGTCTGATTCTAGGCGGGCTGATATAAGCACAGTATCTATGAGTCTTTGTAATCTTTCTGTTTCACTGAGAGTGCGGCGTAAAAATTTTTTCTTTTCTTCCTCGCTCACAGCGCGAAGTAACATTGTTTCTGCATAAAGGCGTATACTCGCCAATGGAGTTTTCAATTCATGTGTCACGCTGCTTAAAATTGTATCTTGCATTTTAGTTATACGAGAAAGTCTACGTTGACTCACAAAGATCATATAGAGTGCTATGAGGATAAACCCCATGAGAATACAACCTTGGGCAAGGATGACCCATTGTCCTGAGCTCGTTGCTGGTAAAGAAATTTTTTCGATAAGGCTATTTATTTCTTGGCTTCTAAGAATGTACCATCTGATCCAGACAAACATTAATAGTCCCCAACAAATTTGGGCCAGAACGAGAATAGATATGGGATGGAAAAGCCATTTGAGTTTTTTGATCATACGAGTCCTTTGTGTTGCAACACTTTTAAGCTGCACTACGAATATACAGTTTTCTTATGCAAGAGAAAACCTAAATTCAGAAATTATGGGCAAAAAGTATGTTAATTTTTACAAAGATTTTCTTTCATTAAAAGATAAACGAGAGAAAGAATATTTAGAAGGATTAAAGCAATCATTTTTAAAACTTAAAAAAAATGAGGAAAAAATATATACCCTTTTAGGTATGCTCAATTTATCTAGTGAAGGGGATCTAAGAATATATGCAGATTTTTCTATTTTAAATCTAAAAAAGAATTTTAAATATTTAAATTCTGATGAAAAGGAAATTTTCAAAATACTTTATGCAAAGTACTTAATAAGTAAAAAGGATTATTCAGGTGGAGTTCTTGTCTTAAAAGCAATAGCCCATAGATCTGAGTCCATATTATTTCCTTTAATTGCTCCACTTTATATAGATGCTTTGTTGAATGCAAATTTAAAATCGGAATCAATCCATTATTATAATAAATTTAAAAAAGCGATCGATAAAAATACAAATTGGGAAAAACTCAATGAAATATTAGTAGCTTTAGCGAATGCTGCTCTGACTTTTAACGATCCTAATCTTTCCTTATCTTACCTAAAAAAACCTCTCTTATTTTATCCGTTAGAAAAATCAGGCAGAGATGCCATGGCTATTCTCTCGACAATTGAATGTTCTGGAGGGAGCCTTGGCAGTTTGTATTTTCGAGACGAAAGTATGCAATATTTATCGCGTGAGATTTTTAAAAGAATTGGTAAGCAACCTGATTCAAGAAATTATATTTTATCTTTGATTGGTGTGAATCCTGATAAAATACATCCTCAGCAAGAAATCGATTCTTTGCCAATGCATGAAAAAGAGAAACTTCTTGAAATTGCAAATATGCTTGTCATTGCAAGAGAATA is a genomic window containing:
- a CDS encoding response regulator transcription factor, whose amino-acid sequence is MSNSKDFLLIVEDEEAIGEGLQYNFEAEGFEVALVPDGKEAIYFIKEHYDKISTIILDLMLPQVDGYEILKKTRILAERIPILVLSAKSLEIDRVKAFELGADDYVTKPFSLSEIILRVKRLVQRRKWYKPNGKESIQKFGQSLFDPERLTITSAEGITYRISPTEGLLIQVFIENENKILTRTDLLQKVWQYEATIETRTVDVFVGKLRKYIEKNAAKPAHIISVRGVGYSYVTKNNEKN
- a CDS encoding sensor histidine kinase, which encodes MFVWIRWYILRSQEINSLIEKISLPATSSGQWVILAQGCILMGFILIALYMIFVSQRRLSRITKMQDTILSSVTHELKTPLASIRLYAETMLLRAVSEEEKKKFLRRTLSETERLQRLIDTVLISARLESDKSSLAHVRVNLSELFANCCNQVKDRFSESRSFDFQLNSPNDEKEFFVWGNPYHLSMLFDNLLDNAVKYTEKGGSIVAGILQKKEVVQVFIKDNGQGIEKNNLKKVFKKFYRVERNSKLKVQGSGLGLSVCHSIVKEHHGKLYAMSEGLNKGTTFYVELQRLSPNSGR
- the metH gene encoding methionine synthase — encoded protein: MKKTIKELMQEKILVLDGAMGTQIFANDPTIDDYGGIDFDGCVELLNERRKEWIQTIHCNYFNAGSDAVETNTFGCNEVVLAEFGIAHRTCELNIIAAKLAREVADNYKTPKYVIGSVGPGTKLISLLQIDYATLYKSYYEQMKGLLIGGVDVILIETSQDINQVKIAVRAAKNAMRELKIKVPIWTQVTIESSGTMLVGSDIQSALTAIECLDIDLIGMNCATGPDEMRSHIAYLSQAAPFALSVLPNAGLPQNIGGKTVYPLGPIDFSKKVTEMAKDFSLNVVGGCCGTTPEHIKELVTLANRLPAGIRKINPERCVSSLYSSVSLNLEPKPLYVGERTNANGSKKFRDLLAENDYDGLVQIAKGQLKEGAHILDVCVAYVSRNETDDMEKFLKKLVTQVNIPLMIDSTEVGVIEKALQIAPGKCIVNSINFEDGEEKARKILTYCKEYGAAVVALTIDEEGMAKTVEKKLSIAERIYNLVVGEFKLNPGDLIFDPLTFTLGSGDEEFRKSAIATIDGIKKIKEKFPGVRTILGLSNVSFGLSPFTRQMLNSMMLYYAVKNGLDLAILNASKIIPVAKIEEEDRKLFTDLIYDNRSENYDPLKKILAKFSNVKKESGGAVSKRSTMPIEDKLKLDIIDGEKQYIAEDCQEALQKYSPLQIINTILLDGMKVVGERFGAGEMQLPFVLESAEAMKTAVKFLEPFMEKKSSYSKGKIILATVKGDVHDIGKNLVEIILSNNGFEVVNLGIKQPIESIIEKYRGSDADAIGMSGLLVKSTVIMKENLEYMNDKGFSIPVILGGAALTREFVENECQATYKGAVFYAFDAFEGLKIMEGLANKKGDITKEEISTIRKNAKATPKENKEEIDTTIKIIRKGETKISLDEHLQSSWVRKNETIPTPPFWGTKIISEPLENIFAFLDEFALIRSRWGFSQGNKSDAEFDQILNEKAYPLYKKMKRELIETKKIQPKAIYGYYPACSRENKILVYALNTNENIPPNKREIIAEFAFPRQNSGRRLCISDFLQHENSGKIDTLGMQIVTLGEELSKETSILYQQEKFSEYYYLHGIGTELTEAYAELIHKRIRSELGIVNKDAKILRQLFSQGYQGSRYSFGYPACPDMECNVPLLKLLHAERIAVRVSEAFQMDPEMTTSALVCWHPQARYFST
- a CDS encoding 2Fe-2S iron-sulfur cluster-binding protein, whose product is MSKPIVHFVLEDMDVEVPIGTPFQEVVDACQADVTFGCRNGTCGTCRIRIDDGLNNLSEMQREEKDFLVSIDAEKNERLGCQVCIKGNCKISYIGL
- a CDS encoding bifunctional homocysteine S-methyltransferase/methylenetetrahydrofolate reductase → MTDHRNKTPQRCCRSFRKSLSDGDCVLLGGSTGSLLYEKGIFINRSFDEVNLSQPDLVSKIHSDFIAAGAQIIGTNTWGANSFKLKAFGLENKFREINFAGAELARKAALNQTWVAGTLGPLGVRIEPWGPTSLDEARDVFKAQAEALIKGGVDLFIMESFADLYEIQQAIRAVRELGDLPIIAMMSVNEEGHSLYGTEPEWYIRKLDEWGADVVGADGGNGPTPMLELLKKFKSSTKKPIILCPNAGQPRMVDGRLIYMASPEYMGEFARQAFLKGARLLGGSSGTSPAHIKIMAGALRQAKAFDQVEIKPHEIIEHTLVHPTTVPRVQQSNWAKKIADGEFVVCMELLPPKGLETEKIIERSEICKKHGIDAINIPDGPRASARMSSLATACIIEREVGIESILHYACRDRNLLGIQSDLLGASGLGIKNILCITGDPPKMGPYPNATAVFDIDAIGLVNMVTRLNTGYDLGGSSIGRHTSMSVGVGANPVAIDLEKEKSRFRYKVEAGAEWAITQPVFDSESLFRFLEFSSQFRIPIIAGIWPLKSIRNAEFMANEVPGVFIPNNVLERMRKCKTAEEQTQEGILIARELIEEIKSSVQGLQISAPLGMVDFALKLL